In the Pelorhabdus rhamnosifermentans genome, AATTTTGCATTCATAATGATGATCGCATTCAGCAATGACAGGAACAGATACCTTTTTTCCGGGTTGAGGTGTTAGATTTGCTTCAGTGAATTTATCGCAGTCACGTCCGGATTTACTGCCGCATATACTGAGAGCGGTTTTCATATCATGGGAAGGAATACTTACGGTGAATTCACTATTTTTTTCAAGTAATTCATGAGTAAAGCGAGAGTGGCGGACTAAAATGGTGAATACAGGTTTTCGCCAAACGTAGCCAATGCTGCCCCAACCAATTGTCATGGTATTCACTTTTTCACCATCACTGGTTGTTACAAAAGCACCTTTTTCAAGTTGTTTGAGTCTTTCTTCAGATTGCTCGGCATAAAAATTCTCAGTCATGAGTA is a window encoding:
- a CDS encoding flavin reductase family protein, whose product is MTENFYAEQSEERLKQLEKGAFVTTSDGEKVNTMTIGWGSIGYVWRKPVFTILVRHSRFTHELLEKNSEFTVSIPSHDMKTALSICGSKSGRDCDKFTEANLTPQPGKKVSVPVIAECDHHYECKIIYKQDMDPGALNAADNKSNYPQGDYHTIYYGEIIASYDKE